A single window of Rhodamnia argentea isolate NSW1041297 chromosome 5, ASM2092103v1, whole genome shotgun sequence DNA harbors:
- the LOC115752267 gene encoding serine/threonine-protein kinase STN7, chloroplastic isoform X1: MATVAASGGVGVATTIKLQSHKPFSNPTANPFLGKKLAIKLPLKTLVPSPKALVLASGGHLIDAVKDLFLGVGVGLPCTVMECGDIIYRSTLPKSSGLTLTAPGAVLAIGALSYLWATPGVAPGFFDMFFLAFVERLFRPTFRKDDFVLGKKLGEGAFGVVYRVSLAKKSSSNLLALEQKEGDLVLKKATEYGAVEIWMNERVRRACASSCADFVYGFLENSSKKGGEYWLIWRFEGKSTLADLMQSKEFPYNVETMILGEVQDLPKGIERENRIIQTIMRQILFCLDGLHSTGIVHRDIKPQNIIFSEGSRTFKIIDLGAATDLRVGINYIPKEFLLDPRYAAPEQYIMSTQTPSAPSAPVATALSPVLWQMNLPDRFDIYSTGLIFLQMAFPSLRTDSSLIQFNRQLKRCDYDLVAWRRSLEPRASPDFRRGFELLDLDGGIGWELLTSMVRYKPRKRTSAKAALANPYFDREGLLVLSFMQKLRLQLFRATQQDYEEAAKWVIGLMAKSGTEQDGGFTEAQLQELREMAPNKKGTAQRNALASALRLQRKIISTLNESMDELNQRRKSLWWNRWIPREE, from the exons ATGGCCACTGTCGCGGCATCAGGAGGAGTCGGCGTAGCCACCACCATCAAGCTCCAGTCTCACAAGCCATTCTCAAATCCGACGGCAAACCCGTTTCTGGGCAAGAAGCTTGCCATCAAACTTCCCCTCAAGACCCTGGTTCCAAGCCCCAAAGCCCTCGTTCTCGCCTCAGGAGGCCACCTGATCGATGCGGTCAAGGACCTGTTTCTGGGTGTCGGCGTGGGCCTTCCGTGCACGGTAATGGAGTGTGGGGACATCATCTACCGAAGCACCCTCCCCAAGTCCAGTGGCCTGACGCTCACGGCCCCAGGTGCGGTCTTGGCTATTGGGGCTCTTTCTTACCTGTGGGCGACTCCTGGCGTGGCTCCTGGGTTCTTTGACatgttttttcttgcttttgtcgagagattgttcagaccCACCTTCAGGAAG GATGATTTCGTGTTGGGGAAGAAGTTGGGCGAGGGAGCCTTTGGTGTGGTTTATAGGGTTTCACTGGCTAAGAAGTCTTCTTCAAAT CTGCTTGCTCTTGAACAGAAGGAAGGTGACTTGGTATTGAAGAAGGCTACTGAATATGGTGCAGTAGAGATTTGGATGAATGAACGCGTCCGAAGAGCTTGTGCTAGTAGCTGTGCTGATTTTGTATATGGCTTTCTAGAG AATTCTTCAAAGAAAGGAGGAGAATATTGGCTTATATGGCGATTTGAAGGGAAATCTACACTTGCAGATTTGATGCAGAGCAAAGAGTTCCCATATAAT GTAGAAACAATGATTCTCGGGGAGGTACAGGACTTACCAAAAGGAATTGAAAGGGAGAATAGGATCATTCAAACTATCATGAGACAGATCCTCTTTTGCCTGGATGGTCTTCATTCGACAGGCATTGTTCATAGGGACATTAAGCCACAGAACATTATATTTTCTGAAG GTTCTCGTACATTCAAGATAATTGATCTTGGAGCAGCTACAGATCTTCGAGTGGGTATCAATTATATTCCAAAGGAATTTCTATTGGATCCAAG GTACGCTGCACCAGAACAGTACATTATGAGCACTCAAACTCCCTCTGCGCCTTCAGCTCCAGTGGCTACTGCTCTTTCCCCAGTTTTATGGCAG ATGAATTTGCCAGACAGATTTGACATCTACAGCACTGGTCTCATTTTTCTACAAATG GCTTTTCCATCATTAAGGACCGATAGTAGTCTCATACAATTCAATCGGCAGCTCAAAAGGTGTGACTACGATCTGGTTGCATGGAGAAGAAGCTTAGAACCCCGTGCCAGCCCCGACTTCAGGAGGGGTTTCGAGCTGTTAGATTTAGATGGTGGAATAGGATGGGAACTTCTGACATCAATGGTTCGCTACAAACCAAGGAAAAGAACTAGTGCAAAAGCAGCATTAGCTAATCCATACTTCGATAGAGAAGGACTATTGGTTTTATCCTTCATGCAGAAACTGAGGTTGCAGCTCTTTCGAGCCACGCAACAGGATTATGAGGAGGCTGCCAAATGGGTCATTGGGCTCATGGCTAAGTCAGGGACGGAGCAGGATGGTGGTTTCACAGAAGCTCAGCTTCAGGAGCTTAGA gaaatGGCGCCGAACAAGAAGGGCACTGCTCAAAGAAATGCTCTAGCCTCGGCTCTTCGTCTCCAAAGGAAGATTATAAGTACATTAAATGAGAGCATGGATGAGCTCAACCAGCGCCGAAAGAGCCTCTGGTGGAACCGGTGGATCCCTAGGGAGGAATGA
- the LOC115752267 gene encoding serine/threonine-protein kinase STN7, chloroplastic isoform X2, giving the protein MATVAASGGVGVATTIKLQSHKPFSNPTANPFLGKKLAIKLPLKTLVPSPKALVLASGGHLIDAVKDLFLGVGVGLPCTVMECGDIIYRSTLPKSSGLTLTAPGAVLAIGALSYLWATPGVAPGFFDMFFLAFVERLFRPTFRKDDFVLGKKLGEGAFGVVYRVSLAKKSSSNKEGDLVLKKATEYGAVEIWMNERVRRACASSCADFVYGFLENSSKKGGEYWLIWRFEGKSTLADLMQSKEFPYNVETMILGEVQDLPKGIERENRIIQTIMRQILFCLDGLHSTGIVHRDIKPQNIIFSEGSRTFKIIDLGAATDLRVGINYIPKEFLLDPRYAAPEQYIMSTQTPSAPSAPVATALSPVLWQMNLPDRFDIYSTGLIFLQMAFPSLRTDSSLIQFNRQLKRCDYDLVAWRRSLEPRASPDFRRGFELLDLDGGIGWELLTSMVRYKPRKRTSAKAALANPYFDREGLLVLSFMQKLRLQLFRATQQDYEEAAKWVIGLMAKSGTEQDGGFTEAQLQELREMAPNKKGTAQRNALASALRLQRKIISTLNESMDELNQRRKSLWWNRWIPREE; this is encoded by the exons ATGGCCACTGTCGCGGCATCAGGAGGAGTCGGCGTAGCCACCACCATCAAGCTCCAGTCTCACAAGCCATTCTCAAATCCGACGGCAAACCCGTTTCTGGGCAAGAAGCTTGCCATCAAACTTCCCCTCAAGACCCTGGTTCCAAGCCCCAAAGCCCTCGTTCTCGCCTCAGGAGGCCACCTGATCGATGCGGTCAAGGACCTGTTTCTGGGTGTCGGCGTGGGCCTTCCGTGCACGGTAATGGAGTGTGGGGACATCATCTACCGAAGCACCCTCCCCAAGTCCAGTGGCCTGACGCTCACGGCCCCAGGTGCGGTCTTGGCTATTGGGGCTCTTTCTTACCTGTGGGCGACTCCTGGCGTGGCTCCTGGGTTCTTTGACatgttttttcttgcttttgtcgagagattgttcagaccCACCTTCAGGAAG GATGATTTCGTGTTGGGGAAGAAGTTGGGCGAGGGAGCCTTTGGTGTGGTTTATAGGGTTTCACTGGCTAAGAAGTCTTCTTCAAAT AAGGAAGGTGACTTGGTATTGAAGAAGGCTACTGAATATGGTGCAGTAGAGATTTGGATGAATGAACGCGTCCGAAGAGCTTGTGCTAGTAGCTGTGCTGATTTTGTATATGGCTTTCTAGAG AATTCTTCAAAGAAAGGAGGAGAATATTGGCTTATATGGCGATTTGAAGGGAAATCTACACTTGCAGATTTGATGCAGAGCAAAGAGTTCCCATATAAT GTAGAAACAATGATTCTCGGGGAGGTACAGGACTTACCAAAAGGAATTGAAAGGGAGAATAGGATCATTCAAACTATCATGAGACAGATCCTCTTTTGCCTGGATGGTCTTCATTCGACAGGCATTGTTCATAGGGACATTAAGCCACAGAACATTATATTTTCTGAAG GTTCTCGTACATTCAAGATAATTGATCTTGGAGCAGCTACAGATCTTCGAGTGGGTATCAATTATATTCCAAAGGAATTTCTATTGGATCCAAG GTACGCTGCACCAGAACAGTACATTATGAGCACTCAAACTCCCTCTGCGCCTTCAGCTCCAGTGGCTACTGCTCTTTCCCCAGTTTTATGGCAG ATGAATTTGCCAGACAGATTTGACATCTACAGCACTGGTCTCATTTTTCTACAAATG GCTTTTCCATCATTAAGGACCGATAGTAGTCTCATACAATTCAATCGGCAGCTCAAAAGGTGTGACTACGATCTGGTTGCATGGAGAAGAAGCTTAGAACCCCGTGCCAGCCCCGACTTCAGGAGGGGTTTCGAGCTGTTAGATTTAGATGGTGGAATAGGATGGGAACTTCTGACATCAATGGTTCGCTACAAACCAAGGAAAAGAACTAGTGCAAAAGCAGCATTAGCTAATCCATACTTCGATAGAGAAGGACTATTGGTTTTATCCTTCATGCAGAAACTGAGGTTGCAGCTCTTTCGAGCCACGCAACAGGATTATGAGGAGGCTGCCAAATGGGTCATTGGGCTCATGGCTAAGTCAGGGACGGAGCAGGATGGTGGTTTCACAGAAGCTCAGCTTCAGGAGCTTAGA gaaatGGCGCCGAACAAGAAGGGCACTGCTCAAAGAAATGCTCTAGCCTCGGCTCTTCGTCTCCAAAGGAAGATTATAAGTACATTAAATGAGAGCATGGATGAGCTCAACCAGCGCCGAAAGAGCCTCTGGTGGAACCGGTGGATCCCTAGGGAGGAATGA
- the LOC115752267 gene encoding serine/threonine-protein kinase STN7, chloroplastic isoform X3: protein MATVAASGGVGVATTIKLQSHKPFSNPTANPFLGKKLAIKLPLKTLVPSPKALVLASGGHLIDAVKDLFLGVGVGLPCTVMECGDIIYRSTLPKSSGLTLTAPGAVLAIGALSYLWATPGVAPGFFDMFFLAFVERLFRPTFRKDDFVLGKKLGEGAFGVVYRVSLAKKSSSNLLALEQKEGDLVLKKATEYGAVEIWMNERVRRACASSCADFVYGFLENSSKKGGEYWLIWRFEGKSTLADLMQSKEFPYNVETMILGEVQDLPKGIERENRIIQTIMRQILFCLDGLHSTGIVHRDIKPQNIIFSEGSRTFKIIDLGAATDLRVGINYIPKEFLLDPRYAAPEQYIMSTQTPSAPSAPVATALSPVLWQMNLPDRFDIYSTGLIFLQMAFPSLRTDSSLIQFNRQLKRCDYDLVAWRRSLEPRASPDFRRGFELLDLDGGIGWELLTSMVRYKPRKRTSAKAALANPYFDREGLLVLSFMQKLRLQLFRATQQDYEEAAKWVIGLMAKSGTEQDGGFTEAQLQELREMAPNQKPIAQRNALASALSPKEDYKYIK, encoded by the exons ATGGCCACTGTCGCGGCATCAGGAGGAGTCGGCGTAGCCACCACCATCAAGCTCCAGTCTCACAAGCCATTCTCAAATCCGACGGCAAACCCGTTTCTGGGCAAGAAGCTTGCCATCAAACTTCCCCTCAAGACCCTGGTTCCAAGCCCCAAAGCCCTCGTTCTCGCCTCAGGAGGCCACCTGATCGATGCGGTCAAGGACCTGTTTCTGGGTGTCGGCGTGGGCCTTCCGTGCACGGTAATGGAGTGTGGGGACATCATCTACCGAAGCACCCTCCCCAAGTCCAGTGGCCTGACGCTCACGGCCCCAGGTGCGGTCTTGGCTATTGGGGCTCTTTCTTACCTGTGGGCGACTCCTGGCGTGGCTCCTGGGTTCTTTGACatgttttttcttgcttttgtcgagagattgttcagaccCACCTTCAGGAAG GATGATTTCGTGTTGGGGAAGAAGTTGGGCGAGGGAGCCTTTGGTGTGGTTTATAGGGTTTCACTGGCTAAGAAGTCTTCTTCAAAT CTGCTTGCTCTTGAACAGAAGGAAGGTGACTTGGTATTGAAGAAGGCTACTGAATATGGTGCAGTAGAGATTTGGATGAATGAACGCGTCCGAAGAGCTTGTGCTAGTAGCTGTGCTGATTTTGTATATGGCTTTCTAGAG AATTCTTCAAAGAAAGGAGGAGAATATTGGCTTATATGGCGATTTGAAGGGAAATCTACACTTGCAGATTTGATGCAGAGCAAAGAGTTCCCATATAAT GTAGAAACAATGATTCTCGGGGAGGTACAGGACTTACCAAAAGGAATTGAAAGGGAGAATAGGATCATTCAAACTATCATGAGACAGATCCTCTTTTGCCTGGATGGTCTTCATTCGACAGGCATTGTTCATAGGGACATTAAGCCACAGAACATTATATTTTCTGAAG GTTCTCGTACATTCAAGATAATTGATCTTGGAGCAGCTACAGATCTTCGAGTGGGTATCAATTATATTCCAAAGGAATTTCTATTGGATCCAAG GTACGCTGCACCAGAACAGTACATTATGAGCACTCAAACTCCCTCTGCGCCTTCAGCTCCAGTGGCTACTGCTCTTTCCCCAGTTTTATGGCAG ATGAATTTGCCAGACAGATTTGACATCTACAGCACTGGTCTCATTTTTCTACAAATG GCTTTTCCATCATTAAGGACCGATAGTAGTCTCATACAATTCAATCGGCAGCTCAAAAGGTGTGACTACGATCTGGTTGCATGGAGAAGAAGCTTAGAACCCCGTGCCAGCCCCGACTTCAGGAGGGGTTTCGAGCTGTTAGATTTAGATGGTGGAATAGGATGGGAACTTCTGACATCAATGGTTCGCTACAAACCAAGGAAAAGAACTAGTGCAAAAGCAGCATTAGCTAATCCATACTTCGATAGAGAAGGACTATTGGTTTTATCCTTCATGCAGAAACTGAGGTTGCAGCTCTTTCGAGCCACGCAACAGGATTATGAGGAGGCTGCCAAATGGGTCATTGGGCTCATGGCTAAGTCAGGGACGGAGCAGGATGGTGGTTTCACAGAAGCTCAGCTTCAGGAGCTTAGA
- the LOC115752267 gene encoding serine/threonine-protein kinase STN7, chloroplastic isoform X4 has translation MATVAASGGVGVATTIKLQSHKPFSNPTANPFLGKKLAIKLPLKTLVPSPKALVLASGGHLIDAVKDLFLGVGVGLPCTVMECGDIIYRSTLPKSSGLTLTAPGAVLAIGALSYLWATPGVAPGFFDMFFLAFVERLFRPTFRKDDFVLGKKLGEGAFGVVYRVSLAKKSSSNLLALEQKEGDLVLKKATEYGAVEIWMNERVRRACASSCADFVYGFLENSSKKGGEYWLIWRFEGKSTLADLMQSKEFPYNVETMILGEVQDLPKGIERENRIIQTIMRQILFCLDGLHSTGIVHRDIKPQNIIFSEGSRTFKIIDLGAATDLRVGINYIPKEFLLDPRYAAPEQYIMSTQTPSAPSAPVATALSPVLWQMNLPDRFDIYSTGLIFLQMAFPSLRTDSSLIQFNRQLKRCDYDLVAWRRSLEPRASPDFRRGFELLDLDGGIGWELLTSMVRYKPRKRTSAKAALAHPYFDRE, from the exons ATGGCCACTGTCGCGGCATCAGGAGGAGTCGGCGTAGCCACCACCATCAAGCTCCAGTCTCACAAGCCATTCTCAAATCCGACGGCAAACCCGTTTCTGGGCAAGAAGCTTGCCATCAAACTTCCCCTCAAGACCCTGGTTCCAAGCCCCAAAGCCCTCGTTCTCGCCTCAGGAGGCCACCTGATCGATGCGGTCAAGGACCTGTTTCTGGGTGTCGGCGTGGGCCTTCCGTGCACGGTAATGGAGTGTGGGGACATCATCTACCGAAGCACCCTCCCCAAGTCCAGTGGCCTGACGCTCACGGCCCCAGGTGCGGTCTTGGCTATTGGGGCTCTTTCTTACCTGTGGGCGACTCCTGGCGTGGCTCCTGGGTTCTTTGACatgttttttcttgcttttgtcgagagattgttcagaccCACCTTCAGGAAG GATGATTTCGTGTTGGGGAAGAAGTTGGGCGAGGGAGCCTTTGGTGTGGTTTATAGGGTTTCACTGGCTAAGAAGTCTTCTTCAAAT CTGCTTGCTCTTGAACAGAAGGAAGGTGACTTGGTATTGAAGAAGGCTACTGAATATGGTGCAGTAGAGATTTGGATGAATGAACGCGTCCGAAGAGCTTGTGCTAGTAGCTGTGCTGATTTTGTATATGGCTTTCTAGAG AATTCTTCAAAGAAAGGAGGAGAATATTGGCTTATATGGCGATTTGAAGGGAAATCTACACTTGCAGATTTGATGCAGAGCAAAGAGTTCCCATATAAT GTAGAAACAATGATTCTCGGGGAGGTACAGGACTTACCAAAAGGAATTGAAAGGGAGAATAGGATCATTCAAACTATCATGAGACAGATCCTCTTTTGCCTGGATGGTCTTCATTCGACAGGCATTGTTCATAGGGACATTAAGCCACAGAACATTATATTTTCTGAAG GTTCTCGTACATTCAAGATAATTGATCTTGGAGCAGCTACAGATCTTCGAGTGGGTATCAATTATATTCCAAAGGAATTTCTATTGGATCCAAG GTACGCTGCACCAGAACAGTACATTATGAGCACTCAAACTCCCTCTGCGCCTTCAGCTCCAGTGGCTACTGCTCTTTCCCCAGTTTTATGGCAG ATGAATTTGCCAGACAGATTTGACATCTACAGCACTGGTCTCATTTTTCTACAAATG GCTTTTCCATCATTAAGGACCGATAGTAGTCTCATACAATTCAATCGGCAGCTCAAAAGGTGTGACTACGATCTGGTTGCATGGAGAAGAAGCTTAGAACCCCGTGCCAGCCCCGACTTCAGGAGGGGTTTCGAGCTGTTAGATTTAGATGGTGGAATAGGATGGGAACTTCTGACATCAATG